From Malaya genurostris strain Urasoe2022 chromosome 2, Malgen_1.1, whole genome shotgun sequence:
GAACATAGTTCCGAAATCGCACTGCTTCCTTCATTTTGCGTAAAGCCGGAAAGTATTGAAAGCGATGACCCGAATTTTGCGATATCACCTGACAAGGATCACGTAGCAAATCAACGGTAGGTAGTTAAACAATATTGTTATCAAAGTACGATGAAGCTTGTCATGTGCTGTGATGTgagaattccttcaatttgTTGACAGAAAAAATGTAATTGGTCCCCGGAACTATACATGCGAAATTTGTAATAAATCATACAGCATGAAGCGACTGTTGACGATCCACGAGCGCGTACATACCGGTGATCGACCATATTCCTGTAATCTCTGCGGCAAAACATACATGAAAAATGACCATTTGAGCCGACACAAACGAATTCACACTGGCGAACGACGATATCGCTGTCGGGTCTGCGGCAGAGAATTTCTAACGTTTGAACAACGAGAGCAGCATCGAAAAATGGGCCATGACAACATGAAACATGTTTGCGAAATCTGTGGCAAAAAGTTTATCGGCAGCGACGTCTTTACGCGGCACAGTTTCACCCACGCGATGGTGAAACCGCACAAGTGCGATATTTGTGGTAAGGAATTTGCATCACGCGAAGAACTGAAACGTCACACGTTCCAGCATACGGGCGAGCGTCCCCATAAGTGTGATGTTTGTGGTAAAGGATATGTCGCGAAAAGCAA
This genomic window contains:
- the LOC131432423 gene encoding zinc finger and SCAN domain-containing protein 12-like, whose product is MSVGYIQSKVEIEVVKTVKCGHPEIADTPIVCALDDEHSSEIALLPSFCVKPESIESDDPNFAISPDKDHVANQRKNVIGPRNYTCEICNKSYSMKRLLTIHERVHTGDRPYSCNLCGKTYMKNDHLSRHKRIHTGERRYRCRVCGREFLTFEQREQHRKMGHDNMKHVCEICGKKFIGSDVFTRHSFTHAMVKPHKCDICGKEFASREELKRHTFQHTGERPHKCDVCGKGYVAKSNLKRHQRTHIDINLVEHMFKCEYCGRVFLEAKDLTQHTLIHSGDRNFKCDICGKGFLKNAHLNYHIRIHTDERQHKCDLCGQQFLRGGHLTQHKRRHFNDRPHGCDVCGKSFVESCHLKEHRKIHERTTDASKRNRKKMQSTEMMNFPVNNEPKQKEEKFIET